Proteins from a genomic interval of Phocoena phocoena chromosome 20, mPhoPho1.1, whole genome shotgun sequence:
- the XRCC1 gene encoding DNA repair protein XRCC1 yields MPEIRLRHVVSCSSQDSTYCAENLLKADTYRKWHAAKAGEKTISVVLQLEKEEQIHSVHIGNDGSAFVEVLVGSSAGGAGEQDYEVLLVTSSFMSPSESRSGSNSNRVRIFGPDKLVRAAAEKRWDRVKIVCSQPYSKDAPYGLSFVRFHSPPDKEEAEASSQKVTKLGQFRVKEEDESASSLRPGALFFSRINKTPPVAASDPAGPSYAAATLQASSAASSASPASKTVGSTSKPQESPRGKRKLDLSHEEKKTPSKPSTQPSPPALKRPKLSAPTPTPATAPVPAAARGAAPGKPRGEGAEPRAPRAGPQELGKILQGVVVVLSGFQNPFRSELRDKALELGAKYRPDWTPDSTHLICAFANTPKYSQVLGLGGRIVRKEWVLDCHRMRRRLPSRRYLMAGPDSSSEDEGGSHGGSSGDEAPKPPRKRLQTKAKPSQAAGPSSPQRPPTPEETKPPSPGPQEDTDTKGEQSEGQDNGAEDSGDTEDELRRVAEQKEQRPPSGEENGKDPYAGSTDENTDNEGPPESPNLPIPELPDFFQGKHFFLYGEFPGDERRTLSRYVTAFNGELEDYMSDRVQFVITAQEWDPSFEEALMDNPSLVFVRPRWIYSCNEKQKLLPHQLYGVVPQA; encoded by the exons ACCTACTGTGCAGAAAACCTTCTCAAGGCAGACACTTACCGAAAGTGGCACGCAGCCAAGGCAGGCGAGAAGACCATCTCTGTGgtgctccag TTAGAGAAGGAAGAGCAGATACACAGCGTGCACATCGGGAACGACGGCTCGGCCTTCGTGGAGGTGCTGGTGGGCAGCTCAGCCGGAGGGGCCGGGGAGCAGGACTACGAG GTCCTTCTGGTCACTTCGTCTTTCATGTCCCCTTCCGAGAGTCGCAGTGGCTCAAATTCCAACCGCGTTCGCATTTTTGGGCCCGACAAGTTGGTCCGGGCAGCAGCAGAGAAGCGCTGGGACCGCGTCAAAATTGTCTGCAGCCAGCCCTACAGCAAG gaTGCCCCCTATGGCCTGAGTTTTGTAAGGTTTCACAGCCCCCCAGACAAAGAGGAGGCCGAGGCCTCATCCCAG AAAGTGACCAAGCTCGGCCAGTTCCGCGtgaaggaggaggatgagagCGCCAGCTCGCTGAGACCCGGGGCTCTCTTCTTCAGCCGGATCAACAAGACCCCCCCAG TCGCAGCCAGTGACCCAGCAGGACCCAGCTATGCAGCTGCTACACTGCAGGCCTCCAGTGCCGCCTCCTCTGCCTCTCCGGCCTCCAAGACAGTAGGCAGCACCTCCAAG CCTCAGGAGTCCCCCAGAGGCAAGAGGAAGCTGGATTTGAGCCACGAAGAAAAGAAGACCCCCAGCAAACCGTCCACCCAGCCCTCACCACCCGCCCTCAAGAGACCCAAAT TGTCagctcccacccctaccccagccACTGCCCCTGTCCCTGCCGCAGCACGGGGGGCggcgccagggaagccccgaggagAAGGTGCTGAGCCCAGGGCCCCCCGCGCCGGCCCGCAGGAGCTGGGGAAGATCCTTCAGGGTGTGGTGGTGGTACTGAGCGGCTTCCAGAACCCCTTCCGCTCGGAGCTCCGGGACAAGGCCCTGGAGCTGGGGGCCAAGTATCGTCCAGACTGGACTCCAGACAGCACCCATCTCAT CTGCGCCTTTGCCAACACCCCCAAGTACAGCCAGGTCCTAGGCCTCGGAGGCCGAATCGTGCGGAAAGAGTGGGTGCTGGACTGTCACCGCATGCGGCGGCGGCTGCCCTCTCGGAG GTACCTCATGGCTGGGCCCGACTCGAGCAGCGAGGACGAGGGGGGCTCTCATGGCGGCAGCAGTGGGGATGAAGCCCCCAAGCCTCCCCGAAAG cGCCTCCAGACCAAAGCCAAGCCCTCTCAGGCAGCAGGACCTAGCTCACCCCAGAGACCCCCAACCCCAGAAGAGACCAAACCACCCTCACCAGGGCCCCAGGAAGATACTGACACCAAGGGGGAGCAGTCAG AAGGACAGGACAATGGGGCAGAAGATTCTGGGGACACCGAGGATGAGCTGAGAAG GGTGGCCGAGCAGAAGGAACAAAGGCCGCCCTCTGGCGAGGAGAATGGCAAGGACCCGTACGCAGGATCCACGGATGAGAACACGGACAATGAAGGTCCCCCGGAGTCTCCCAATCTGCCGATTCCCGAGCTCCCAG ACTTTTTCCAGGGCAAACACTTCTTCCTGTACGGGGAGTTCCCGGGGGACGAGCGGCGGACGCTCAGCCGTTATGTCACAGCCTTCAACGG GGAGCTTGAGGACTATATGAGCGACCGGGTACAGTTTGTGATCACGGCACAGGAGTGGGACCCCAGCTTTGAGGAG GCCTTGATGGACAACCCCTCCTTGGTGTTCGTCCGTCCCCGGTGGATCTACAGTTGCAACGAGAAGCAGAAGTTACTTCCCCACCAGCTCTATGGGGTGGTGCCCCAGGCATGA